Proteins encoded by one window of Elephas maximus indicus isolate mEleMax1 chromosome 5, mEleMax1 primary haplotype, whole genome shotgun sequence:
- the TMEM33 gene encoding transmembrane protein 33 — protein MADTAPNSPQGAGAVQFMMANKLDTAMWLSRLFTVYCSALFVLPLLGLHEAASFYQRALLANALTSALRLHQRLPHFQLSLSRAFLAQALLEDSCHYLLYSLIFVNSYPVTMSIFPILLFSLLHVATYTKKLLDAKGSNSLPLLRSVLDKLSANQQNILKFIACNEIFLMPATVFMLFSGQGSLLQPFIYYRFLTLRYSSRRNPYCRTLFNELRIVVEHIIMKPACPLFVRRLCLQSIAFISRLAPTVA, from the exons ATGGCAGATACGGCCCCGAACAGCCCCCAAGGGGCGGGCGCAGTG CAATTTATGATGGCCAATAAACTGGACACGGCAATGTGGCTTTCTCGGTTGTTCACAGTTTACTGTTCTGCATTGTTTGTTTTGCCTCTTCTTGG GTTGCATGAAGCAGCAAGCTTTTACCAACGTGCTTTGCTGGCAAATGCTCTTACTAGTGCTCTGAGGCTGCACCAAAGATTACCGCACTTCCAGTTAAGCTTAAGCAGAGCGTTCCTGGCCCAGGCTTTGTTAGAGGACAGCTGCCACTACCTGCTGTATTCTCTCATCTTTGTCAACTCCTACCCGGTTACAA TGAGTATTTTTCCGATCTTGTTATTCTCTTTGCTCCATGTTGCCACATACACTAAAAAGCTCCTTGAT gcAAAGGGTTCAAATAGTTTACCTCTGCTGAGATCTGTCTTGGATAAACTAAGTGCTAATCAACAGAATATTCTGAAATTTATTGCTTGTAATGAAATTTTCTTGATGCCTGCTACAGTTTTTATGCTCTTTAG tGGTCAAGGAAGTTTGCTTCAGCCTTTTATATACTACAGATTTCTTACTCTTCGATATTCCTCGCGAAGAAATCCATATTGCCG GACCTTGTTTAATGAACTGAGGATTGTTGTTGAACACATAATAATGAAACCTGCTTGCCCCCTGTTTGTGAGAAGACTTTGTCTCCAGAGCATTGCCTTTATAAGCAGACTGGCACCAACAGTTGCATAG